The following coding sequences are from one Leishmania major strain Friedlin complete genome, chromosome 36 window:
- a CDS encoding putative ABC1 protein, translating to MMRASQPCRDAPLCNIARGLQRIASAMLASTRGVEAGVASGATSATSWTADSADGAVGRGVAQRYASSSLTLPVDVAEDLSQPTTPKDMRYKHVPSSRVGRAAGFASLFMQLGWEKMTGSIPASGLLSERGHQHIVDTLCRMRGAVLKLGQMLSIQDESTIPPHVAALFERVRDQAFAMPPAQLHHTLATEFGNAKWRTDLFDTFDDTPIAAASIGQVHRATLRPGAAGTDPTEPPVEVAVKVQYPGVAQSIDSDVANLKMLMSLGVLPPGMFVDKILQELRKELSAECRYTLEASKQMRYRDLVAADPALSSLFYVPQVYQAITTDQVLVSEYVRGVTIDQLGKRPGVPQELRDYIAESFMALTLKELFVWRFMQTDPNFSNFLYNAKDKRVYLLDFGASREYSREFLDDYLDVVTAAATGDRESIIAKSITLGFLTGQEVQEMLDAHCASVLLLGKPFQDRAHPFDFAAQNLPSLIQANVPTMVKLRLRPPPSPVYSLHRRLSGTILLATKFRATIQSGRLFWNIHDQLRK from the coding sequence ATGATGCGTGCATCTCAGCCATGTCGCGATGCCCCACTGTGCAACATCGCTCgcgggctgcagcgcatcgcctCGGCAATGCTCGCGAGCACTCGTGGGGTGGAGGCTGGTGTAGCCTCTGGTGCCACGTCCGCTACTTCATGGACAGCAGACTCGGCCGATGGAGCTGTAGGCCGTGGAGTTGCGCAGCGTTACGCGTCTTCTTCCCTGACGCTGCCGGTGGATGTGGCAGAGGATCTGTCGCAGCCAACGACACCGAAGGATATGCGGTACAAGCACGTGCCCTCCTCGCGGGTTGGTCGCGCGGCAGGCTTTGCCTCGCTCTTCATGCAACTTGGCTGGGAGAAGATGACCGGCAGCATTCCAGCGAGCGGGCTGCTCTCCGAGCGCGGCCATCAGCACATTGTCGACACTCTGTGTCGCATGCGGGGTGCCGTGCTGAAGCTAGGTCAGATGCTGAGTATCCAGGACGAGAGCACGATTCCACCTCACGTCGCGGCCCTCTTTGAACGGGTGCGCGATCAGGCGTTTGCGATGCCGCCCGCTCAGCTTCACCACACGCTTGCCACTGAGTTCGGCAACGCAAAGTGGCGCACCGATTTGTTCGACACCTTTGACGATACCCCCATAGCAGCGGCGAGCATTGGCCAAGTGCATCGTGCAACCTTGAGGCCTGGAGCAGCGGGAACTGACCCGACAGAGCCCCCCGTAGAGGTCGCGGTCAAGGTGCAGTACCCAGGTGTGGCGCAAAGTATCGACTCGGATGTGGCGAACCTGAAGATGCTCATGTCTTTGGGTGTGCTGCCGCCAGGTATGTTTGTGGACAAGATTCTGCAagagctgcgcaaggagcTTAGCGCCGAATGCCGGTACACCCTTGAGGCATCGAAGCAGATGAGGTATCGCGACCTGGTCGCCGCTGACCCCGCTCTCTCAAGTCTCTTCTACGTCCCCCAAGTTTACCAAGCCATCACCACTGATCAGGTACTCGTCAGCGAGTATGTGCGCGGAGTCACAATCGACCAGCTCGGCAAGCGGCCTGGTGTTccgcaggagctgcgcgactaCATTGCCGAGAGCTTCATGGCGTTGACACTCAAAGAGTTGTTTGTGTGGCGGTTCATGCAGACGGATCCGAACTTCTCCAACTTTCTGTACAATGCAAAGGACAAGCGAGTGTATCTGCTGGACTTTGGCGCGTCTCGCGAATACTCGAGAGAGTTCTTGGATGATTACCTCGATGTCGtcacggcagccgccactGGGGACCGCGAGTCGATCATCGCGAAGAGCATCACGCTGGGCTTCCTCACGGGCCAGGAGGTGCAGGAGATGCTCGACGCGCACTGCGCCAGTGTGCTACTGCTGGGGAAGCCGTTCCAGGATCGAGCGCACCCCTTCGACTTTGCTGCGCAGAACTTGCCGTCCCTCATTCAGGCAAATGTGCCAACTATGGTGAAGCTTCGCCTGCGcccaccaccgtcgccggtgtattcgctgcaccggcgcctcAGCGGCACCATCCTCCTCGCGACCAAGTTCAGGGCGACCATTCAGAGCGGAAGGCTCTTCTGGAACATCCATGACCAGCTGCGGAAGTGA
- a CDS encoding related to elongation factor-2 kinase efk-1b isoform-like protein, producing MEKGSLETPSSVNGSFSVVDHDLEKPLHTRCKTNSKATASVARPPRDCADSVRVSRQHKYLDADQVSFGKDATSALWVPNAGGPTSSLRTTDEASSTKGGDGFAMPSPQTCIPTIALARYVRPSSVGDAAPVIVRGHKYVFNNRTRRWLAHHITVRVLHHNRGIHQDKYFATFAVELLDLVKPATPMLAKVYRHNIDLVSETDYYSLGQAQALCEEFARDYTRTAARSHYVKFHLPLLTNRVVVRLDMDSVLDPAIRTARKGFFSYRTQDTRQVMFLMEPNTVACEALGISFASREVDEGKCYSRGDAMWSRDIYRDIADGFSHFTYVRSRMCMVAHGFMRSNGYLLDPLFHTTDSERFTMGDAGRSAMEDWVEGHRCGDTCRALGISNFNNDGECVKTFAACVNPLDTEENHYTDFLRSVRQMRVIVHMDAAEILSDYKTDSAVDTVSESSDWRLTMAVLQPAPVSPAPLKVTCDAVKYVFLPTRAKWMEVPMRLTVSASAVPDTVDGTYAFFAIEEEREGGRPVPMRARFLLRPEARDADYYHFGDAYCVCVTLGQAFREYRASNVCARELDFYAAYAVRVPQANIPDCIKAAVHDSDFFTRTTADSGDVMFVAEPEFQSFSPRCSPNADGVTEDAAGFDDLALRHVVDAFSHFTLHKSGNHLLVCHFKCQGGLLMHPNINTSSGCGFETLNDGQAGIDAWARAHTCNDVCKLLGMEPLPRELKLYDISSSPLMRYIRHVQEHKMGSDEMLELASPSRRMSDAMLPAASDAAARQSETASASSSATASTATAAVASFVRPTPPTSEETMLRPWVKRGCKPSAASAKETAAQRRTLTQEELMRLQSKGIDTKYIIPATRYDLDIDDFTWTPKRIFVRIVNPERGIGQGGMRVCFEVADVDPDTCKESVMVAKMYRRTIKHVVEKDYFMSVTVQKLSSLFAKDFNKERREGRPLLLNVLDSAVIALNRADLSAELLAKRTGFFSYRTEDTERVVFCVEERLLGRFTKYNGNMGEAYPTNECRLSPPAARERTMVFEAVEALSHYSLERSEGGLLVCDMQGVRNDLTDLEVHSYDGQGLDMGNFGARGIEKFALRHRCTSVCKSLNLRNLRDRHFVVTDDVKTKNRFVALFERIKEIGNMEE from the coding sequence ATGGAGAAGGGGTCCCTTGAGACCCCGAGCAGTGTGAACGGCAGCTTCTCCGTTGTGGATCACGACTTGGAAAAACCTCTTCATACACGATGCAAGACAAACTCGAAAGCGACGGCCTCTGTCGCCAGGCCACCGCGCGACTGCGCCGACTCCGTCCGCGTGTCGCGCCAGCATAAGTACCTTGACGCTGACCAGGTCAGTTTTGGCAAGGACGCCACCTCGGCGCTTTGGGTGCCCAATGCAGGCGGCCCGACGAGCAGCCTACGCACTACCGACGAGGCGTCGTCCACGAAGGGCGGTGACGGCTTCGCTATGCCGTCGCCACAGACTTGTATCCCTACCATCGCGCTGGCCCGATACGTGCGGCCAAGTAGCGtcggcgatgccgcgccGGTGATTGTGCGAGGGCACAAGTACGTCTTCAACAACCGCACCAGGCGCTGGTTGGCTCACCACATCACAGTTCGCGTCCTGCACCACAACCGCGGCATCCATCAGGATAAATATTTCGCCACCTTCGCCGTGGAGTTGCTGGACCTCGTGAAGCCGGCGACACCGATGCTCGCCAAGGTGTACCGCCACAACATCGATCTCGTCTCGGAGACCGACTACTACAGCCTTGGGCAGGCACAGGCGTTGTGCGAGGAGTTCGCACGCGACTACACGCGCACGGCCGCCCGCTCCCACTACGTGAAGTTCCACCTGCCGCTCCTCACCAATCGCGTCGTGGTCCGCCTCGACATGGACTCCGTTCTCGACCCGGCCATTCGCACCGCTCGTAAGGGCTTTTTTTCGTACCGCACCCAGGACACACGGCAGGTAATGTTCTTGATGGAGCCAAACACAGTCGCGTGCGAGGCTCTCGGCATCTCCTTTGCATCTCGTGAAGTGGACGAGGGTAAGTGCTACAGTCGCGGCGACGCGATGTGGTCGCGCGACATCTACCGCGACATCGCGGACGGCTTTTCGCACTTCACCTACGTCAGGAGTCGCATGTGCATGGTGGCGCACGGGTTCATGCGCAGCAACGGGTATCTGCTAGATCCTCTGTTTCACACGACTGACAGTGAGCGGTTCACCATGGGTGATGCAGGGAGGAGCGCTATGGAGGACTGGGTCGAGGGGCATCGGTGCGGTGACACCTGCCGCGCCCTCGGCATCTCCAACTTCAACAACGACGGTGAGTGTGTCAAAACGTTTGCCGCCTGTGTCAACCCACTCGACACGGAGGAGAACCACTACACCGATTTCCTGCGGAGCGTTCGTCAAATGCGGGTGATAGTGCACATGGACGCGGCGGAGATCTTGAGCGACTACAAGACGGATTCTGCTGTCGACACCGTCTCGGAAAGCTCTGATTGGAGGCTCACAATGGCCGTCCTTCAGCCGGCGCCAGTTTCGCCGGCTCCGCTCAAGGTGACCTGCGACGCCGTGAAGTACGTCTTCCTGCCTACTCGTGCCAAGTGGATGGAGGTACCGATGCGGCTTACCGTATCCGCGTCAGCGGTGCCGGATACCGTGGACGGGACGTATGCCTTCTTTGccatcgaggaggagcgtgAGGGCGGGCGTCCGGTGCCGATGCGTGCGCGGTTTCTTCTGCGGCCTGAGGCTCGGGATGCGGACTACTACCACTTCGGCGACGCCtactgtgtgtgcgtgaccCTGGGTCAGGCCTTCCGCGAGTACCGCGCGAGcaacgtgtgtgcgcgggagCTCGATTTCTACGCCGCCTatgcggtgcgtgtgccaCAGGCCAACATCCCGGACTGCATCAAAGCAGCCGTGCACGACTCCGATTTCTTTACTCGCACCACGGCAGACTCCGGCGACGTGATGTTCGTTGCTGAGCCGGAGTTTCAGTCCTTCTCTCCACGGTGTTCACCGAATGCCGACGGCGTGACGGAGGACGCCGCAGGCTTCGACGacctcgcgctgcgccacgttGTCGACGCCTTCTCGCACTTCACGCTGCACAAGTCGGGCAATCATCTGCTGGTGTGCCATTTCAAGTGTCAGGGCGGTCTCCTCATGCACCCAAATATCAACACTTCCAGTGGTTGCGGGTTCGAGACGCTCAACGACGGCCAGGCTGGCATCGACGCCTGGGCGcgggcgcacacgtgcaatGATGTGTGCAAGCTTCTGGGGatggagccgctgccgcgggaGTTGAAGCTGTACGACATTTCTTCGAGTCCGTTGATGCGGTACATCAGGCACGTGCAGGAGCACAAGATGGGTTCCGACGAGATGCTCGAGTTGGCGTCGCCATCGCGCAGGATGTCGGACGCaatgctgccggcggcgtctgACGCGGCTGCCCGCCAGTCGGAGACGGCAAGTGCGAGCTCTTCTGCCACTgcatcgacggcgacagccgccgtcgcctcctttGTGCGACCGACCCCACCGACCTCGGAAGAAACAATGCTCCGCCCGTGGGTGAAGCGGGGCTGCAAGCCGAGCGCTGCAAGCGCCAAggagacggcagcgcagcgccgcacacTGACGCAGGAGGAGCTGATGCGCCTCCAGTCGAAGGGGATCGATACGAAGTACATCATTCCCGCAACGCGCTACGACCTTGATATCGACGACTTTACGTGGACGCCCAAGCGCATCTTTGTGCGCATCGTCAACCCGGAGCGTGGCATCGGTCAGGGtggcatgcgtgtgtgtttcgaGGTCGCAGACGTGGACCCCGATACCTGCAAGGAATCCGTGATGGTGGCGAAGATGTACCGCCGCACGATCAAGCATGTCGTGGAGAAGGACTACTTTATGAGTGTGACGGTGCAGAAGCTGTCCTCGCTCTTCGCGAAGGACTTCAACAAGGAGAGGCGTGAGGGTCGTCCCTTGCTCCTGAATGTGCTGGATAGCGCCGTCATCGCATTGAACCGTGCGGACTTGTCGGCGGAACTGCTCGCCAAGCGCACGGGCTTCTTCTCCTATCGCACGGAGGACACGGAGCGGGTGGTGTTCTGCGTGGAGGAGAGGCTGCTTGGTCGTTTCACCAAGTACAACGGCAACATGGGCGAAGCCTACCCCACAAATGAATGCCGCCTCAGTCCTCCCGCCGCCCGCGAGCGCACCATGGTCTtcgaggcggtggaggcgctctCGCACTATTCCCTGGAGAGGAGTGAGGGTGGCTTGCTCGTCTGCGACATGCAGGGCGTGAGGAACGACTTGACGGACCTGGAGGTGCACTCGTACGATGGCCAGGGCCTGGACATGGGCAACTTTGGTGCCCGCGGCATCGAAAAgtttgcgctgcgccaccgctgcaccAGCGTGTGCAAGAGTCTCAACCTCCGCAACTTGCGCGACAGGCACTTCGTCGTGACAGATGATGTGAAGACGAAGAACCGATTTGTTGCCCTTTTTGAGCGCATCAAGGAGATTGGCAACATGGAGGAGTAA
- a CDS encoding elongation factor-2 kinase-like protein yields MVVVKTKPAAAPQPRPAPAPRSFPKKWTPPTHTHEIPEHLSTDEPDVLVPAQKYVYDVKTCAWKEADAMIRVLHPNRGLSQGTMRVCFALEELDETGFRSQMVAKMFRHDISRVVESDYFNEGEAQCICGILAEKFNRVQVPAGFQRHVVSFLQCETVRIKLREAPAAYQHKRLGFFSYRTTDSADILFTMEPRLTGNFTKYTNNFGNVYDGFEKRRSLEEEKKRHRVLMAVEAFSHFTLVESGGSMLVCDLQGVNDFLTDPQIHTEDGKGLGMGNMGQEGIDKWVDAHVCNEVCRAMMLEPLSKGLRNFPRTAENESRVSYYQILRSKLRSQTPVRPEDIIPLKKPLSMMSDDEQLEYAMRLSALLSD; encoded by the coding sequence ATGGTGGTCGTGAAGACGAagccggctgcagcgccgcagccacgtcccgcgccagcgccacggTCTTTTCCCAAGAAGTGGACCCcaccaacgcacacgcacgaaaTCCCGGAGCACTTGTCCACGGATGAGCCGGATGTGCTGGTGCCGGCGCAAAAGTACGTTTACGATGTAAAGACGTGCGCATGGAAGGAGGCGGATGCGATGATTCGCGTGCTACACCCAAATCGCGGTTTGAGCCAGGGGACGATGCGGGTGTGCTTTGCGTTGGAGGAGTTGGACGAGACGGGGTTCAGATCGCAAATGGTGGCGAAGATGTTTCGCCATGATATTTCAAGGGTGGTGGAGAGCGACTACTTCAACGAAGGCGAGGCGCAGTGCATCTGCGGCATTCTCGCAGAGAAGTTCAACCGGGTACAAGTGCCGGCGGGCTTTCAGCGGCATGTCGTCTCGTTCCTGCAGTGCGAGACGGTGCGCATCAAGCTGAgagaggcgccggcggcgtaCCAGCACAAACGATTGGGCTTCTTCTCATACCGCACAACCGACTCTGCCGACATCCTCTTCACAATGGAGCCGCGCCTAACAGGGAACTTCACCAAGTACACAAACAACTTTGGTAACGTGTACGATGGCTTTGAGAAGCGGCGGAGTttggaggaggaaaagaagcgGCACCGCGTACTCATGGCGGTAGAGGCGTTCTCGCACTTCACCCTGGTGGAAAGTGGTGGCTCGATGCTCGTGTGCGATTTGCAAGGCGTCAATGACTTCCTTACCGACCCGCAAATTCACACGGAGGACGGCAAGGGGCTCGGCATGGGCAACATGGGGCAGGAGGGTATCGACAAGTGGGTGGACGCTCACGTGTGCAACGAGGTGTGCAGAGCAATGATGCTCGAACCGCTTTCCAAGGGCCTGAGAAACTTCCCGCGAACAGCGGAGAATGAGAGTCGTGTAAGCTACTATCAGATTCTCCGGTCCAAGCTGCGCAGCCAGACCCCCGTGCGGCCCGAGGACATCATTCCGCTGAAAAAGCCGCTCTCTATGATGTCCGATGATGAGCAGTTGGAGTACGCCATGCGGCTCTCGGCGCTGTTGTCGGATTGA